In Lolium rigidum isolate FL_2022 chromosome 7, APGP_CSIRO_Lrig_0.1, whole genome shotgun sequence, the DNA window aaggtttatcgaaccgggaggagccaagaagcacgttgaaggttgatggcggcgggatgtagtgcggcgcaacaccgagattccggcgccaacgtggaacctgcacaacacaaccaaagtactttgccccaacgaaacagagtgaggttgtcaatctcaccggcttgctcgtaacaaaggattaaccgtattgtgtggaagatgattgtttgcgagaaaacgagtaaaacaagtattgcaagtagattgtatgcgatgtaaagaataggaccggggtccacggttcactagaggtgtctctcccataagataaaagcatgttgggtgaacaaattacgatcgggcaattgacaaatagagagggcataacaatgcacatacatgacatgataaatatagtgagatttaattgggcattacgacaaagtacatagaccgctatccagacatgcatctatgcctaaaaagtccaccttcgggttatcatccgaaccccttccggtattaagttgcaaatcaacgagacaattgcattaagtatggtgcgtaatgtaatcaataactacatcctcggacatagcatcaatgttttatccctagtggcaacaagtacatccataaccttagaggtttctcgtcactcccgcattcacggagacatgaacccactatcgagcataaatactccctcttggagttaagagcaaaaacttggccagagcctctactaataacagagagcatgcaagatcataaacaacacatagataataacttgataattaacatgacatagtattctctatccatcggatcccgacaaacacaacatatagtattacagatagatgatcttgatcatgttaggcagctcacaagatccaacaatgaagcacaatgaggagaagacaaccatctagctaccgctatggacccatagtccaggggtgaactactcactcatcactccgagagcgaccatggcggtgaagagtcctccgggagatgaatcccctctccgacggggtgccggaggagatctccgtaatccccgagatgggattggcggcggcggcgtctcgcaaggttttccgtatcgtgactctcggcatcgggggtttcgcgacggaggctatttgtaggcggaagggcaggtaaagaggcggcacgaggggcccacaccataggtcggcgcggccggggcacgggccgcgccgctcggtgtgtcgccacctcgtggccccacttcgactctccttcggtcttccgaaagcttcgtggcaaaataggaccccgggcgttgatttcgtccaattccgagaatatttcgttactaggattttcgaaaccaaaaacagtagaaaacaagcaatcggctcttcggcatcttgttaataggttagttccagaaaatgcacgaatatgacataaagtgtgcataaaacatgtagatatcatcaataatgtggtattgaacataagaaattatcgatacgtcggagacgtatcagtttgtCATACACAAGGATTAGAGAAAATTCCTTATATGACACTCCCTTAAAATGtgtttccttatttgacactagacAACTTTTTCTTCCCTATATGACATCTTGCCTTAACTTTTTCCCTCCAGTGACACTCAAGTGCATTTTACTCACCAACGGTGTTAAGGAGAGACATGAAAAGACCAGTTTACCCCTAGTATATAATATGACAAAATAAATCTGTATACATCACAATATCATCAGCAATAGGTCGTGGTTACATATGACCATCTGAGACCCCATCCGTTGATCACAGAATTTAGAcaagaaaaattgggcatgaccaccCTTGTTTTTTGATGCCATGTCTCACAgaattcatatatatatatatatatatatatatatatgtgcaaaATGCACCACAACATGTACAAACTACCAGAATAGCGCAAAAGTAGTACTAGTTCACAATGTTCCCACATAAGTAGTAGTTTAGATGCATCAGTAGTTCGCATACGAGGTCACACATGCATGAGGTCAAATCTATATGACCCAAACAGCACAAAAGAACCTCCAAAATAACAATTACATCAAAAGAAACCATCTAAGAATCACAAGCTGAGCCTTCTTTTGCTTCTTGTATTCATTGCGGGGCTCGCAGGGCTTGAAAATTTACTTCTTGTGCACATAGCTGGGTCGTCAACCTGGAACCATAGGAATCTTTTCAGCGCACTTTCTCTTTTTACTCTCGCCCGCCTTCACAGGAACATCTTTTTCATCTCCGGGCATAGGAAACTCTATGGAAATTGGGTCTGGTTGGTTTGAGCCGGTTCCTGATCTGCACTTATACATGTATGGCAACAATAGATTTTAGCAACTGAAAAACAAAAATTATACATAAATGTGAAGTAAGAAACAAAAACAATACCTTTTGGATCCAACCGATTTAGAGTTGCTCCCTTTCCCCTTTTTTTTACTTGTATTCTCCAAGCTTTTGCTACTGTGAGAAGGAAGCAATCAGGAAAAGAACAAGTTGTAGTTAAAGTAAATACAAAAATCTGAACTAGTCCTAATCACCTTTTTGATGCTCCAGCACTTGAGTTAGCATGTTTTTCCTTCTTTTCCTTCTTAGTTGTAGTTTCCAAATTTTGGCTATGGAGAGAAGGAAGCTAATTAGAATTCATGCAGTGTTCTCATGTAATCATGAGCATAAGTGTCAAACTACTAACCTTGGGGGAAAACACATTCTTGTTGGTTCTCCATCCGCATAAGGCACAATGGATGACTCGGCTGTTTGGGATGTCTTTGCCCTCTTCTTTGGTGGTTCTCTACAAGAAAAATAAGGAAGTAGTGAAAATGTACATCTGGTAGAGTAATGCAAGAATGAGTAAATCGATAGAGACTCAAATCGATATTACCTCACAGCCATCATCGCAGCAATGTCATCGGGGTTGCCTTTCTTACAATTATGCCAATGATGTCCATATTCCTTACAAATAGGGCATAAGTGTTTGccatttttccttttcttctcacCGTAACCTTTGTACCTCTCAGTTTTAGGCCTACCAGCAGTAGCCTTCAATAGTGGCGGATGCATGAAGAAGCCATGGTCAGATTGAGGCCATTGGTTCTTGTCAGGCATAGCAGGGATTAGTTGGGCATAAGCTGATCTGAATTTTTCAAGGGAGTAATACAAGTCCACATATTGTCGTATGTGTGCATTGGTAAGTGATGTGATGAATGCAAGAGCATGTTTGCAAGGAAGGCCGGAAACTTGCCATTGTCTACAAGAACATGTCCTCTCTTGCAAGTTGACAACAAACCTGAATCCGCTACCACCTAATGCTGTAACTTCAGCAACTTCTTCTGAGCTTTCTACAACCTCCAAGTTTAATTCTCTAGTCATTACATTCAGCCTCTTCATTATGTGGGGGAGAATCAAACCATCTAACTTCTTTGCAACTTTTCTCCTTCGGTTCCACAATATCATAACCAATTGCCTCGCCTTATCAAAGAAGTCGTCCAAGTTCAAGGACTTGTGGTGCTTAATCCAGCTTGTTGAAGCTCTCGGCCAAGTTGTTGGTTACATAGTCCACCTTGCATATAGTTGAGAACTGGCTCCTAGACCACAACCTATTGTGCCACTTCCTTACATATGCTGTTGCAGCTGGCTTTGCTGTCTCCATAGCAGCCCAATGTTTGCCAAATAAATATGGGTTCCAAGAGTAAGCAGCAGCCCAAAGGTGGTCATCAAACACCTTCCCatggaacttcttcttgaagttggtcacCAAGTGAAACATACACTCTCTATGTTCTGCCTCTGGGAACACTTCTTTTACCCCTGTCATAACTCGCCGGCCAACATCGGTGCATATGGCTAAACCTGTTGGTGATCCTATGGCTTGTCTTAGCAGTTGCATGAACCAAGTCCAATTCTCATTAGTTTCAGAGTCAAAAACTCCAAAACTAACCGGATACATCCAATTATGGCCATCAACGGCGGTAGCACTAGCCAACTGCCCCTTGAACCTGCCTGTCAAGAATGTGCTATCTATTGCCAAATACGGTCTGCAACCACCAAGGAACCCATCTATGCAAGGTTTGAAAGCAACAAAAATTCTTCTAAACCTGATTTTACCAGATATTGTGTGATGATCGATGTGCACTATGCTACCAGGGCAACAACTTTCAACTTTTGCTTTAAACCTATACAAATTGTCAAAGCTGCTGTCCCAATCACCATATAGTTCCCTCAAGGCTAGTAGCTTACCCATATATACTCTCTTGTAGTGGATTTTGACCTTGTAGTGTTCTTTAAGCTTTTTTTGCAATTCCGTTGCTCCTAGAGTTGCATCTTCAATGAGCCAGTCCTTCACCTTCTCACATACCCAATACTTAGTTGCATTCTTCACCTTCTTTTTCCTTCTTGCACTAGAACAATCATGATCACACGGGTTTTTTTTCACCTACAAAAGAAGAATATATGTAGTTAGCTACAAATTCTTAAACAATTATGCAAAAGAAATTCCCAACCGAGCAAGGTTAGACAATTACCACCACAGTACACATATTATCTGTTGTAGAAGCATGTATCCTCCATGGACAATTATCTTCATCTCTTCTTTTACAATATCCCCTAAACCTACATGGTGTACTCTTCTCCGTGTTAAACTCAAATTGATGTTTGATTGCATGCTGAGAAAGGGCCAACTTGAACTCATCCATATTGGGATATGTGGAACCTTCGGTCATACAGGGGTCTTCCTTATTGTACTCTATATCTGGGGCATGATTTACCTCATGcaactcttcctcctcctctaacTCAGACTCATCCTTGCTGTCATCCTTACTCTCATCCTCGCTCTCATCTTCGCTCTCATCCTTACTCCCATCAGCATCAGCATAGTCTTTGTCCTTCTCTTTATTAGGAAAAAGAACCACATTTAGACATGTAGGTTCTTTCTCCAAATACATATTCTCTTCATCAACACCAACATGTTCATTCTCCGGTATTGGGTTGCAAAGATAACTATCTTCGTCATCAGTACCAACATGTTCATCAATAACAAGTTGTTCACACTCGGTGATGGGAGCATAAGGTTCAGAGGGATCACAATATGCAAAGAACATCTGCACCATCTTCGtcttactgtgtttctcaaacatAGACATCAACTCTTGGTCTGATTTTATTTCTGGGAATGTTTTCAGAACATCATCATAGTACTGAACATGTGCAACTTCCAAATAACGTGGCGGGTACTGCACTAGAACTGATTCAACCAAATCTTCATAGTTTGTCAAATCAGAATCAATAACCTtctcaaaataaaaatatttgatctcctttctagctttctttggGTTGCTAATCA includes these proteins:
- the LOC124671939 gene encoding uncharacterized protein LOC124671939, whose amino-acid sequence is MKRLNVMTRELNLEVVESSEEVAEVTALGGSGFRFVVNLQERTCSCRQWQVSGLPCKHALAFITSLTNAHIRQYVDLYYSLEKFRSAYAQLIPAMPDKNQWPQSDHGFFMHPPLLKATAGRPKTERYKGYGEKKRKNGKHLCPICKEYGHHWHNCKKGNPDDIAAMMAVREPPKKRAKTSQTAESSIVPYADGEPTRMCFPPSQNLETTTKKEKKEKHANSSAGASKSSKSLENTSKKKGKGSNSKSVGSKRSGTGSNQPDPISIEFPMPGDEKDVPVKAGESKKRKCAEKIPMVPG
- the LOC124671940 gene encoding uncharacterized protein LOC124671940; this encodes MEGVAAGGSPGTAAGAGETTVAAGDVGTTEGRQGRDGDGRQGAAVEGSSPDDDPGTMKGGQGATASSDDGAAAGSGDGAAARSRDGGSASGWASPACLQGMDPNSSYLLKIRMISNPKKARKEIKYFYFEKVIDSDLTNYEDLVESVLVQYPPRYLEVAHVQYYDDVLKTFPEIKSDQELMSMFEKHSKTKMVQMFFAYCDPSEPYAPITECEQDEENMYLEKEPTCLNVVLFPNKEKDKDYADADGSKDESEDESEDESKDDSKDESELEEEEELHEVNHAPDIEYNKEDPCMTEGSTYPNMDEFKLALSQHAIKHQFEFNTEKSTPCRFRGYCKRRDEDNCPWRIHASTTDNMCTVVVKKNPCDHDCSSARRKKKVKNATKYWVCEKVKDWLIEDATLGATELQKKLKEHYKVKIHYKRVYMGKLLALRELYGDWDSSFDNLYRFKAKVESCCPGSIVHIDHHTISGKIRFRRIFVAFKPCIDGFLGGCRPYLAIDSTFLTGRFKGQLASATAVDGHNWMYPVSFGVFDSETNENWTWFMQLLRQAIGSPTGLAICTDVGRRVMTGVKEVFPEAEHRECMFHLVTNFKKKFHGKVFDDHLWAAAYSWNPYLFGKHWAAMETAKPAATAYVRKWHNRLWSRSQFSTICKVDYVTNNLAESFNKLD